The DNA segment CAACGAATCCTTCATCGTCTACCCTCTTCATCCTTCAGGTGTGGGGCCTATTCTGATGAACGGGTCAAATCATTGGTCTGGACTAGAAAAATCAATAACTTAAATCAATTAAGAGATTTAAAAGGCTAACAGGCTGTGTTAAATTACagagcaagtgtgtgtggggggagcaGGAGTCTATATAAGACAGTAAATTGAGATTTCTTTTTACCTGTGTAAATGagacatttgtgtttgtgtgtcggtgcaTGTGTAGTGTGTTAGATTAGCAGCTGCAGCCCTCCTTGGCgggctgtgtgtctgagttgAGCCGGCCGCCCTGGGGCACTGAGGGCTTGTGCTGCACCCCGGATTCTGCGGCGTTCAGGTCCAGGCTGCCGTCCTGGATGTTCTGGTAGATCCGCTTGGCTGCTTCTAGGAACGCCTCCTCCACGTTCTCCCCTCTGAGACACACAAATGACATTGAGTTCATTTAGCAAACGCATTTATCCAAAGCTTTTATCGAAAGCGACTTAAAATGAGATGtctgaaggagaaacaatatatcgctgtcggtacagtaaggatgttcatagaaccaagtgccaagcactcacaattgctaggtttccaTTCCCTgtttacaacaaagatagctaggatcatgcttttttttaaatccacaACTACAGGGGGCTTGGACGAGGCAATATTGGTCGATATTCTGAAAAGCCCTAAAGCAGCAACATCCTCTTAGATTAGCCTGGTAACATGCAGAAACCAGTGGAGTAAATTAAATACCCCGTGGATCAATTAAACTGTAGTTCAGCTCTAGCGTGAATGGGTTAGTTTTTAGTTAATCACATCTCCTTCAGCGACACAAACATCTGACACCAAGATTTGTTAATTTACGGTCATACTGAAACATAAACATGTTCCCGTGGCCAACTGCATTTGGTTAAGAAAGACCAACCTACCAATCAGGTCTGGATTTTGACTAGATAAATAAAGGATGGGTAAATAAAAGGTGCTGAATATGCGACAGAATGCCTCCGGCTACCTGTATTCCATCACTAATATAGCCACGAGTAGTAGTCAGCCGCTCAATCATGTTGCGAGCCAGCGAGTGATGATACTGTCTTCTAGGGAGGGTTTTCTGTGTTTAAGGAATAAATGCTTTTTTTCAGGGCGATGCATAGCTGGCCCTGATGAACCAAGCTACCACCTCGTAGACCTAAATAAAAATCGGCATTCTGGGATCAATCTAGGGAATTTAGTCTTAAATCGTGCACAACGGCCAACTTCAGTTGTATTATACTCATTATTCTTAAAAATCATTGCAACATAAAAACTGGGTGTTGATTGGGCGGACTtgatgggcacacacacacacacacacacacacacacacacacacacacacacacacacacacacacacacacacacacacacacacacacacacacacacacacacacacacacacacacacacacacacacacaatgctacacaagtaagtactataactaagtacgacatacaataagggTATACAGAGTCTAGTTGCACTATGAACAGGcaagtcttgagtcttttgcggaagatCGTGAGAGATTCTGCGGTCCTGACATTAATGTGTCATGGGGTGGCTGTGTCAgaccaggtgtgtttgtgtatttgtgcgtgcctgcatgtatTTAGTAGTGCGTTTAAGAGGGCTACACACACATGGGCCAATACacgcatgttgtgtgtgtataagtgtttgCGAGTGTGCATACATACGTCTTTGCGCTGGCTTCCAGGAACAACAgccctaaaaacaaaacaaaaagataaaaacTCAGTATCATTGCATTCCTGGGGATCATTGGAGTCTCTGGGTTGAGGTGGAGGTTGTAATTCAGGGGTTCTGCTCACCATTCTCCTCCGCAAACTGCTTGGCCTCCTCATACGTAACGTCTCTCTGGGCCTCCAGGTCTGCCTTGTTGCCGATCAGAATGATGACCTGCACACAACAGTGATGGTTACCTGCAGCCGTTGCATAGGGAGAACCCTTTTGTTCTACCGGATTATGATaactatatgtatgtatttgggAATAGGATACAggataaaaacatacaaaaattaGTTCTGATTTCGTACACCTGCCACATTCAGTCGTGAGTAATGTGTGCTGTGCAGAATGTGTGCGTCTCTTACTGTGTTTGGGTTGGTCAGGTTCCTGGCATCCGTCAACCAGCTGCTCAGATGATTATAAGTACTTCTCctgtcagacagagagataagtaAGGAATACGGTAGAAAGCCAGCCAGAAAGAAGATAATGGAGACAATGCACATGAAAATATAACTGCACGTTTCGTCAGAGGAGTTTCTTCAGGAGAGaaagacaccacacacataccttgTGATGTCGTAGACCATCAGGGCCCCGGCAGCCCCCCGGTAGTAGGAGCGGGTGACAGCCCTGAACCGCTCCTGTCCCGCCGTGTCCCAGATCTGCAGCTTCACCTTCTGGCCGTTCACCTCCATGATCCTCGTCCCGAACTCCACCCCGATGGTGTGGGGGCAGTCCGCCatgactgacagacacacacacacacacacacacacacacacacacacacacacacacacacacacacacacacacacacacacacacacacacacacacacacacagatacacaatgtATGGAAAGGAATAAAGCATTACTATATGCTCACTTTTCCACCTTTGTCAAAAAGTGTGATTATACTTTTTAGGCTTTGGCATAAAGCTGCGGTTTAAAATGTAGATTTCCTTAAACTTTTGTAACGTGAAGTACAATTCTGAGTCTTAAACAAAGCACTCTAACCACTTACACCCAAT comes from the Gadus chalcogrammus isolate NIFS_2021 chromosome 6, NIFS_Gcha_1.0, whole genome shotgun sequence genome and includes:
- the LOC130384061 gene encoding ras-related protein Rab-14-like; its protein translation is MTAAPYNYSYIFKYIIIGDMGVGKSCLLHQFTEKKFMADCPHTIGVEFGTRIMEVNGQKVKLQIWDTAGQERFRAVTRSYYRGAAGALMVYDITRRSTYNHLSSWLTDARNLTNPNTVIILIGNKADLEAQRDVTYEEAKQFAEENGLLFLEASAKTGENVEEAFLEAAKRIYQNIQDGSLDLNAAESGVQHKPSVPQGGRLNSDTQPAKEGCSC